One stretch of Streptomyces sp. 135 DNA includes these proteins:
- a CDS encoding AfsR/SARP family transcriptional regulator, which produces MSLAAGGQRVTPSAAKTKQVLTLLLVNANHLVTLPTLIEELWDEHPPATAVSTLQTYVFQLRRLIAHLLPEESPKDILATTPNGYVFHVGPGELDLHRYEDLVGCGRRAFAAGDHENAAKCLRSAERLFTGPALADIRPGCHLQAETVRLEAARTGSLEIRIEAELALGKHHELLSELSGLASRHPQHENFHRQLMLALYRCGSRPHALDVFNRLRRALVEDLGLEPSAELQRLQRAILAADPRLSRPERPATVGG; this is translated from the coding sequence GTGTCACTCGCCGCCGGCGGACAGCGCGTCACGCCGAGCGCCGCGAAGACCAAACAGGTGCTGACCCTCCTTCTGGTCAACGCCAATCATCTGGTCACCCTGCCCACCCTCATCGAGGAACTCTGGGACGAGCACCCGCCCGCCACCGCCGTCAGCACTTTGCAGACCTATGTATTCCAGCTGCGCAGGCTTATCGCCCATCTGCTCCCAGAGGAATCCCCCAAGGACATACTCGCCACCACGCCGAACGGTTACGTCTTCCATGTCGGCCCCGGGGAATTGGATCTCCACCGCTATGAAGACCTCGTGGGCTGCGGGCGGCGCGCATTCGCCGCCGGTGACCACGAGAACGCCGCGAAATGCCTCCGCTCGGCCGAACGGCTCTTCACTGGACCCGCGCTGGCGGATATCCGTCCCGGCTGTCATCTCCAGGCGGAAACCGTACGGCTGGAAGCGGCAAGGACCGGTTCCCTGGAAATCCGCATCGAGGCGGAGCTCGCCCTCGGAAAGCACCATGAACTCCTCAGCGAACTGAGCGGACTGGCGTCCCGCCACCCGCAACACGAGAATTTCCACCGCCAGTTGATGCTGGCCCTCTACCGGTGCGGCAGCCGCCCACACGCCCTCGACGTCTTCAACCGGCTCCGCCGCGCGCTCGTCGAGGACCTGGGGCTGGAGCCCTCCGCGGAACTCCAGCGGTTGCAGCGGGCGATCCTCGCCGCCGACCCACGGCTCAGCAGACCGGAGCGGCCGGCGACCGTGGGCGGCTGA
- a CDS encoding nuclear transport factor 2 family protein codes for MTAVEGSAGHIDTTALYVELQQFYGRHMRAMDEGRVADWTGDFTEDAVFRTNARPDPQTGRAAIADGAAAAARKLVEQGVLRRHCVSALEVGAGPDGTVVARTYAQLIRTPRDGASVLELFCTCEDVFVREEGRLRIRHRQVYRDDLPKD; via the coding sequence ATGACAGCAGTGGAGGGTTCGGCGGGCCACATCGACACGACCGCGCTGTACGTGGAGCTCCAGCAGTTCTACGGACGCCATATGCGTGCCATGGACGAGGGCCGCGTGGCGGACTGGACGGGCGACTTCACCGAGGACGCCGTCTTCAGGACCAACGCCCGCCCCGATCCGCAGACGGGCCGCGCCGCGATCGCGGACGGGGCCGCGGCGGCGGCGCGCAAGCTGGTGGAGCAGGGGGTGCTGCGGCGGCACTGCGTGAGCGCCCTGGAGGTCGGGGCGGGGCCCGACGGGACGGTGGTCGCCAGGACCTACGCGCAGCTCATCAGGACTCCCCGGGACGGCGCTTCGGTCCTGGAGCTGTTCTGCACGTGCGAGGACGTCTTCGTCCGCGAGGAGGGCCGGCTGCGCATCAGGCACCGCCAGGTGTACCGCGACGACCTCCCGAAGGACTGA